Proteins from one Sulfurovum sp. TSL1 genomic window:
- a CDS encoding MoxR family ATPase, with amino-acid sequence MTPRESIKILEDRMNAAVLGQEHIVSRLIMGLLADGNILVEGLPGLAKTRAVRAMADAIEGKFSRIQFTPDLLPSDVIGTQLLQEENGKQTFHFHPGPIFGNIILADEINRAPAKIQSAMLEAMEERQVTVAGKTYKLPELFIVMATQNPLEQEGTFPLSEAQKDRFFMHVKIDYAKMDAEFEMIKMIQEERFNAPAPHAKISQEMIFAARREVAQVKFSDALGHYMVELVFATRYPLRYSKQLEVMIDVGVSPRATLALTQCAQANAWMYGRDEMTVQDVKAVIHDVFHHRLVISEHALQNKRTPEGIIDIILEQVPFPTR; translated from the coding sequence ATGACACCTAGGGAATCGATTAAAATACTGGAAGATAGAATGAATGCGGCTGTGCTGGGACAGGAGCATATTGTTTCAAGACTGATCATGGGCCTGCTTGCTGATGGCAATATACTTGTAGAAGGATTGCCGGGACTGGCAAAGACCAGAGCTGTACGTGCGATGGCAGATGCAATAGAAGGTAAATTTTCACGCATTCAGTTCACGCCTGACCTTCTTCCCTCTGATGTGATAGGTACCCAACTGTTACAGGAAGAGAATGGCAAACAGACATTCCATTTTCATCCGGGGCCAATCTTTGGAAACATCATCTTGGCAGATGAGATCAACCGTGCACCGGCCAAAATCCAATCGGCCATGCTTGAAGCAATGGAAGAACGACAGGTGACCGTGGCAGGAAAAACCTATAAACTGCCTGAACTTTTTATCGTGATGGCCACACAGAATCCTTTGGAGCAGGAGGGAACCTTCCCTTTATCCGAAGCACAGAAAGACCGTTTTTTCATGCATGTGAAGATCGATTATGCGAAGATGGATGCAGAGTTTGAAATGATCAAAATGATACAAGAAGAGCGGTTTAACGCCCCTGCACCCCATGCAAAGATCTCTCAGGAGATGATCTTTGCTGCACGCCGTGAGGTGGCACAGGTGAAATTTAGTGATGCGCTTGGGCATTATATGGTAGAGTTGGTCTTTGCAACACGTTATCCGCTCAGGTACAGTAAACAACTCGAAGTGATGATCGATGTGGGGGTAAGCCCGCGTGCGACGTTGGCACTGACACAGTGCGCGCAGGCCAATGCATGGATGTATGGCAGAGATGAAATGACAGTCCAAGATGTAAAAGCTGTCATCCATGATGTCTTTCATCATCGTCTGGTCATCAGTGAACATGCCCTTCAGAATAAACGAACGCCAGAAGGGATCATAGATATTATCTTAGAACAGGTTCCGTTCCCAACGCGTTAG
- a CDS encoding META domain-containing protein, translating to MVYKKTLMSTLLVSLCTSYLTAQTKTLDLDDLNGNWHLRTMDGKEVRQARAILDFDAKHMKLGGFDGCNPISGELKRSTDTRIFSNISTTPSECRQSIHRYVRTRLHKTVKEGFTVTKAKQNGVEGILIKSASHELFLKWMSS from the coding sequence ATGGTTTATAAGAAAACACTTATGTCTACACTATTGGTATCATTATGTACCAGTTATCTCACAGCCCAAACAAAGACGCTTGACCTCGATGACCTTAATGGAAACTGGCACCTACGTACCATGGATGGTAAAGAGGTACGACAAGCAAGAGCCATTTTGGATTTTGATGCAAAGCACATGAAATTGGGCGGCTTTGACGGATGCAACCCTATCTCGGGTGAATTAAAAAGAAGCACTGATACACGTATCTTTTCAAACATTTCTACAACACCCAGTGAATGCAGACAGTCCATACACCGCTATGTGCGCACACGATTACACAAGACTGTAAAAGAAGGTTTTACTGTCACCAAAGCAAAGCAAAATGGTGTAGAAGGCATCCTTATAAAGAGCGCAAGTCATGAACTCTTTTTAAAATGGATGAGCTCCTGA
- a CDS encoding protein disulfide oxidoreductase codes for MTRRKIKSTLKEITIALVLLFIVSQLISYIRAPDLGSSQLPQIEATLVDGSTFIVKKGEPLLIHFWAISCPVCKLEAPNIETVSKEHEVLTIAVNSGSNENIQAYMQEHGLHFKVLNDTEGFWSKAFKIEVFPTTFIYDAKGKLRFTEVGYTTTAGLLARLEWAE; via the coding sequence ATGACGAGACGGAAGATAAAATCTACCCTCAAAGAGATCACTATAGCCCTGGTACTTTTGTTTATAGTGAGTCAACTCATCAGTTATATTCGTGCACCTGATCTGGGGTCAAGCCAGTTGCCACAGATTGAAGCAACACTTGTAGATGGCAGTACTTTTATCGTTAAGAAGGGGGAACCGTTACTTATCCACTTTTGGGCTATTTCCTGTCCGGTCTGTAAACTTGAAGCACCCAATATAGAAACGGTATCCAAAGAGCATGAAGTGTTGACTATTGCTGTCAATTCAGGAAGTAATGAAAATATACAAGCGTATATGCAAGAGCATGGATTGCATTTTAAAGTGCTCAATGATACAGAGGGTTTTTGGTCAAAGGCATTTAAAATAGAGGTATTCCCAACAACATTCATTTATGATGCAAAAGGTAAGTTGAGGTTTACAGAAGTCGGCTACACGACAACTGCAGGATTGTTAGCCCGGTTGGAATGGGCAGAATAA
- a CDS encoding fructosamine kinase family protein, translated as MKEALSKALGQDVKRLDLLQQGQIGSIYIASVVDQRYVVKHSEETEKLAIEARMLEDLYEAKIRVPRVIISKGPFLVLEQIETIAQDKSAQEVEAAKLLSRLHSVTNENRMYGYYYDTTIGPFTQKNEQTQYNWTLFLGQMRIMPMARHCYDMGKLPKQVVDRLEALCRDLYKRIDIRTISPSLLHGDVWSGNVLFEREGACLIDPAIYYGDKEMELAFILLFGTFGETFFNTYREHHPLSDDFYESKVPLYQIYPILVHVALYGGSYLAELEGILKRLKI; from the coding sequence GTGAAAGAAGCACTCAGTAAAGCTTTAGGCCAGGATGTGAAACGTTTGGACCTGCTGCAGCAAGGTCAGATCGGAAGCATATACATCGCCAGTGTAGTAGATCAAAGGTATGTAGTCAAGCATTCTGAAGAGACAGAAAAGCTGGCCATAGAAGCGCGTATGCTTGAGGATCTCTATGAAGCTAAGATCCGTGTACCTCGTGTGATCATCTCCAAAGGACCTTTTTTAGTACTTGAACAGATTGAAACCATTGCTCAGGACAAATCTGCTCAGGAGGTAGAAGCTGCAAAGCTTTTAAGCAGACTGCACTCTGTCACCAATGAAAATCGTATGTATGGCTACTATTACGACACGACCATCGGCCCGTTTACCCAAAAAAATGAGCAAACCCAATACAATTGGACACTTTTCCTGGGACAGATGCGTATCATGCCCATGGCACGACACTGTTATGATATGGGGAAATTACCAAAACAGGTGGTCGACCGACTGGAAGCATTGTGTCGTGACCTCTACAAGCGGATCGATATACGTACCATTTCCCCTTCATTGCTGCATGGAGATGTCTGGAGCGGGAATGTGCTATTTGAAAGAGAGGGGGCTTGTCTGATAGACCCTGCTATCTACTATGGGGACAAAGAGATGGAACTGGCTTTCATACTGCTTTTTGGTACCTTTGGAGAGACGTTTTTTAATACCTATCGGGAACACCATCCTCTCAGCGATGATTTTTATGAAAGCAAGGTACCGCTTTATCAGATCTATCCGATTTTGGTGCATGTGGCATTGTATGGCGGCAGCTATCTAGCAGAACTTGAAGGCATACTCAAAAGGTTGAAGATATGA
- a CDS encoding cytidine deaminase, whose product MSVRKLIEEAHKILGEYTLSSEHYSAGSVAAALLTSQGNIYTGINIDIACGIGFCAEHSAIAEMLKHRETQIEMIVAVSSDSIRPPCGRCRELLFQVDAKNIHTKVYLSEKDYMTLDELLPNRWKPRAG is encoded by the coding sequence GTGAGCGTAAGAAAATTGATTGAAGAAGCGCACAAAATACTCGGTGAATATACACTAAGTAGCGAGCATTATTCTGCAGGATCCGTTGCTGCTGCACTGTTGACAAGCCAGGGGAATATCTACACAGGTATTAATATTGATATAGCCTGTGGCATCGGGTTTTGTGCCGAACACTCGGCGATTGCAGAAATGCTGAAGCACAGAGAGACACAGATCGAAATGATCGTTGCTGTAAGTTCAGACTCTATCAGACCGCCATGTGGACGATGCAGAGAATTGTTATTTCAGGTCGATGCAAAGAATATCCATACCAAAGTCTATCTCTCAGAAAAGGACTATATGACCCTGGACGAACTGCTACCCAACCGTTGGAAACCAAGAGCAGGATAA
- a CDS encoding UDP-N-acetylmuramoyl-tripeptide--D-alanyl-D-alanine ligase: MILLNSIFYALFIVAIGYYFITNLQWYSYKLNRVLFHHTKTWWHFVYFLVPFALYAFVDGMGNYGFVVVIAYLALLFRWYRGLDKSLVFTGRVKRFYTALILFALFIAVVFKHFAVILPLFLAYFVSMLIEKMLFNGFKVKAQRKIEAMEDLIIVGITASYGKTSIKNYVEHLLQAKYKTYATPRSVNTLGGIMKDINDDLPADTEVYVVEMGARGEGDIGEISTFVNPHYVVVGKIGPAHIEYFKTMENIRNTKMEILKTERLKKAWIHESARVKPESNVHTFGTKENLDIRTKEAAPEYIVEDVQATLDSTSFTLDGVKYSASILGAFNAMNLAAAVLVAKELGLSDAQIQEGLATLKAVDHRLQRIDAGGKVILDDSFNGNIDGMMASFDLASTYEGRKVVITPGLVEVDDDLNVQVAQRANEVFDVVVVTGDLNYAIFKAYVESDKLVKLATKGEMEAMLVEQTRPGDLILFANDAPSFV, from the coding sequence ATGATACTACTGAATTCTATTTTTTACGCACTTTTCATCGTAGCGATAGGCTACTATTTTATTACCAACCTGCAGTGGTACAGCTATAAGCTCAACCGTGTATTGTTCCATCATACGAAAACATGGTGGCACTTTGTTTATTTCCTGGTACCGTTCGCACTGTATGCGTTTGTGGATGGTATGGGGAATTACGGTTTTGTCGTGGTCATTGCCTATTTGGCACTGCTGTTCCGGTGGTATAGAGGACTGGACAAATCTTTGGTGTTCACAGGAAGAGTGAAGCGTTTTTATACGGCGCTGATTCTTTTTGCGCTTTTCATCGCTGTAGTATTCAAACATTTTGCCGTGATCTTGCCGCTCTTTTTGGCGTATTTTGTTTCCATGCTCATTGAAAAGATGCTTTTTAACGGATTTAAAGTGAAAGCACAGAGGAAGATAGAAGCGATGGAAGATCTTATCATCGTGGGTATTACTGCCAGTTACGGGAAGACAAGCATCAAAAACTATGTGGAACATTTACTCCAAGCCAAATACAAAACCTATGCCACACCGCGTTCTGTCAACACACTTGGCGGTATCATGAAAGATATTAATGATGATCTTCCTGCCGATACTGAGGTCTATGTGGTTGAGATGGGTGCAAGGGGTGAAGGGGATATCGGTGAGATCAGCACTTTTGTGAACCCTCATTATGTGGTAGTGGGCAAGATAGGCCCTGCACATATAGAATACTTTAAAACAATGGAAAATATCCGTAACACAAAGATGGAGATACTCAAAACTGAGAGGCTCAAAAAGGCGTGGATACATGAAAGTGCCAGAGTCAAACCGGAGTCAAATGTACATACTTTCGGTACGAAAGAGAACTTGGATATAAGAACCAAAGAGGCTGCTCCGGAGTATATCGTAGAAGATGTACAGGCAACATTGGACAGTACAAGCTTTACACTGGATGGCGTAAAATACTCTGCAAGTATTCTGGGAGCATTCAATGCGATGAATTTGGCAGCGGCAGTACTTGTGGCCAAAGAACTGGGACTTAGTGATGCACAGATACAAGAAGGCCTTGCTACACTGAAAGCTGTGGATCATAGACTGCAGCGTATCGATGCCGGGGGGAAAGTGATCCTCGATGACAGTTTCAACGGAAACATCGACGGTATGATGGCTTCCTTTGATCTGGCAAGTACCTACGAAGGGCGTAAAGTGGTGATCACCCCGGGGCTTGTGGAAGTGGATGATGATCTGAATGTACAAGTGGCGCAAAGAGCCAATGAAGTGTTTGATGTCGTAGTGGTGACAGGAGATTTGAACTATGCGATATTTAAAGCGTATGTAGAGTCTGACAAGTTAGTGAAACTTGCTACCAAGGGTGAGATGGAAGCGATGCTTGTAGAACAAACACGCCCGGGAGACCTGATACTCTTTGCAAATGATGCACCGAGTTTCGTCTAA
- the corA gene encoding magnesium/cobalt transporter CorA yields the protein MYESLNYASEKLGLPPGSLIHVGNVHTIETKMTIVDYSKEEVEEKHIESVDEILKYKESDTMTLVIIEGLSNVDIVEKIGSMFDIHQLVLEDVLNTHQRPKFEEYDNYLYIVLKCLLSEDEEFTVNYEQISLLILKNFVFIFKEKIDDIFQPVIQRIKTTKSRFRDAQSDYLAYAILDTIVDQNFILIDDLDDVITSIEDDLLNSESTINTLNMIQKIKREIIHIRKNTSPLREVMASMLRSDSDLIQEKTHIYLRDVSDHAIRITESIESYRDILSGLLDIYISSVSNKMNEVMKVLTVFASIFIPLTFLAGIYGMNFEYMPELKWHWAYPTLWIVFITITVVSLVYFKKKKWL from the coding sequence ATGTATGAGTCTTTAAACTATGCATCAGAAAAGTTAGGTCTGCCTCCTGGTTCACTTATTCATGTCGGTAATGTTCACACTATAGAAACCAAAATGACGATCGTTGATTACAGTAAAGAGGAGGTGGAAGAGAAACACATTGAATCTGTCGATGAAATTCTGAAATATAAAGAGAGTGATACGATGACTTTGGTCATCATTGAAGGACTGTCAAATGTAGATATTGTTGAAAAGATCGGAAGCATGTTTGACATACACCAACTCGTTCTGGAAGATGTTTTAAACACACATCAAAGGCCTAAGTTTGAAGAATATGATAATTACCTGTATATTGTGCTCAAATGCCTATTGTCAGAGGATGAGGAGTTTACTGTCAATTATGAACAAATAAGTCTATTGATCCTCAAAAATTTTGTTTTCATCTTTAAAGAGAAAATAGATGATATCTTTCAACCTGTCATACAACGTATTAAAACTACTAAAAGCCGTTTCAGAGATGCACAGTCTGATTATCTTGCCTATGCCATTTTAGATACCATTGTTGACCAGAATTTTATTTTAATCGATGATCTAGATGATGTCATTACGTCCATTGAAGATGATCTATTGAATTCCGAATCAACCATCAATACACTCAACATGATACAGAAAATTAAAAGAGAGATCATTCATATAAGAAAAAACACATCTCCTTTGAGAGAGGTGATGGCAAGTATGCTCCGCAGTGATAGTGATCTGATACAGGAAAAAACACATATATACCTCAGAGATGTATCTGACCATGCCATTCGTATCACAGAATCCATCGAATCCTACAGGGATATACTTTCGGGATTATTAGACATTTACATATCCAGCGTTAGTAATAAAATGAATGAAGTCATGAAGGTACTGACTGTATTTGCCTCCATTTTCATTCCTTTGACTTTCCTTGCGGGCATCTATGGAATGAATTTTGAATATATGCCCGAACTCAAATGGCACTGGGCCTATCCTACATTATGGATAGTATTCATTACTATTACTGTTGTATCACTGGTATACTTTAAAAAGAAAAAATGGCTCTAG
- a CDS encoding TOBE domain-containing protein, whose protein sequence is MELSSKLTLEMLGKPFLLEKRIELLHAIEKYGSISKAAKAVPMSYKSAWEAVDTMNSLSPQPIVCRETGGKDGGGTTITAYGKRLLSNYALLKEEHDRFLKRLSEATDIQSGAFETIERLALQISARNQIQAEVVSVESENVNAKIRLKMKSGQELVSVITKEAVENLQIEKHQTVTAIFKSSTVLLSRDNDAKRAENRLKGTVTTIDKDIENAKVVMDIGNHDSIVSVMPVSVLEGMEIHEGSVVTAMIKANDVMLGR, encoded by the coding sequence ATGGAACTTTCATCAAAACTGACACTGGAAATGTTAGGTAAACCTTTTTTGCTCGAGAAGCGTATAGAACTGCTCCATGCCATAGAAAAGTATGGCTCGATCTCTAAAGCGGCGAAGGCTGTACCGATGAGTTATAAAAGTGCATGGGAAGCAGTGGATACGATGAACTCTCTTTCCCCGCAGCCGATCGTCTGTAGAGAGACAGGCGGAAAAGATGGTGGCGGTACGACCATTACTGCCTATGGCAAAAGGCTTTTATCAAATTATGCACTGCTTAAAGAAGAACATGATCGTTTTTTAAAAAGGTTATCAGAGGCAACAGATATCCAAAGCGGTGCATTTGAGACCATTGAAAGACTTGCCCTGCAAATCTCTGCACGCAATCAAATACAAGCTGAGGTTGTGTCTGTGGAATCTGAAAATGTGAATGCAAAAATACGCCTAAAGATGAAAAGTGGGCAAGAACTGGTATCTGTCATTACCAAAGAAGCAGTAGAGAACTTGCAGATTGAAAAGCATCAAACGGTTACAGCGATATTTAAATCCAGTACAGTACTACTCTCACGGGACAACGATGCAAAGCGAGCAGAAAATAGACTGAAAGGTACGGTCACAACCATAGACAAAGATATAGAAAATGCCAAGGTAGTCATGGATATAGGCAATCATGACAGTATCGTTTCAGTGATGCCTGTAAGTGTTTTGGAAGGGATGGAAATTCATGAAGGCAGTGTCGTGACGGCTATGATAAAAGCAAATGATGTGATGTTAGGAAGATAA
- a CDS encoding CHAD domain-containing protein: MKARETKHLLDDSVFKTLETKNMNELDAYFIPNLSPIDALRLILYKFLLSILFYKERILLHDEEEDLHQLRVNIRKSRAFLKEFSFLFPQDQLAYFYQNLSDLATQTNRKRDLDVIKERLKEVDTNHDVIQEDIKAQQTHEQHIIEEILRGKMFEDFVHKYQDALQSETLRTSENEIGTIKKTAKKVIKDLHLKIIQRIDDLEKNFSEKKLHKIRISLKKFRYLLEEFQHIFGEKKIEKMIEKGKKLQTILGDFNDMVNQNKLLHDYFNSKKKSIAHSRELEKRLLGKTSKKQKKLLHKAQKKLHKFKKHTIEL, from the coding sequence ATGAAAGCAAGAGAAACCAAGCATCTGCTTGATGATTCCGTCTTTAAAACACTTGAGACAAAAAACATGAATGAACTTGATGCTTATTTTATTCCTAATCTATCTCCCATTGATGCACTCCGTCTCATCCTATACAAATTTCTTCTCTCTATACTCTTTTATAAAGAACGTATCCTCTTACATGATGAGGAAGAAGACCTGCATCAGCTGAGAGTCAATATCAGAAAATCCAGAGCTTTTTTAAAAGAATTCAGCTTTCTATTTCCCCAAGACCAACTTGCATACTTCTATCAAAACCTAAGTGATCTTGCAACACAGACGAACCGAAAACGTGATCTTGATGTCATCAAAGAACGTTTAAAAGAAGTAGATACAAACCATGATGTCATTCAAGAAGACATTAAAGCACAGCAAACGCATGAACAGCATATCATAGAAGAGATCTTGAGAGGAAAAATGTTTGAAGATTTTGTTCATAAGTACCAAGATGCTCTGCAGAGTGAAACCCTTCGTACTTCTGAGAATGAGATCGGTACCATAAAAAAAACCGCAAAAAAGGTGATCAAAGATCTACACCTGAAGATCATACAAAGAATCGATGATTTGGAAAAGAACTTTAGTGAGAAAAAACTGCATAAGATCAGGATATCACTCAAAAAATTTCGTTATCTCCTTGAAGAGTTCCAACATATCTTTGGTGAGAAAAAGATCGAAAAGATGATCGAAAAGGGTAAAAAACTGCAAACCATACTTGGAGATTTCAATGATATGGTGAATCAGAACAAACTGCTACATGATTACTTTAACTCTAAGAAGAAAAGTATAGCGCACAGCCGGGAACTTGAAAAGAGACTCCTGGGTAAAACATCAAAGAAGCAAAAGAAGTTACTGCATAAAGCCCAAAAAAAACTGCACAAATTCAAAAAGCATACCATCGAACTCTAA
- a CDS encoding TRAP transporter large permease subunit → MYLQSSYYLDRISKYAGSSAAFLVILLSLLVAYDAAMRYLFSEGSIALQEVEWHLFDMIFLLGLTYALKHDKHVRVDIFFERYSKESRDIVQILSMLFLVIPFSLVFLSDAVEMLIQSYLQHEISSDPGGLTHRYLIKGVLVLSFILLILQALSEVLKAFGRLESKKTFLRILGIVMLLGGLVYAADHYDMAYWVDPIVLMFALTLFLLMAGFQVAFVFAGVALLFATISNEVGLGVLEMLPYRTYGIMGNATLMAVPLFIFMGLILERSKMAEGLLLSMGKLFGSIRGGLAISVVLVGAILAASTGIVGASVVMMSLIALPLMLKHHYSPALASGSIAASGTLGQLIPPSIILIILGDQMHLSVGDLFRAAVVPGLLLIGLYILYILFISYLNKEIAPAIVLEEAYGEVCREAFKEIIPPLLLIGVVLGSIFTGIASPSESAAIGVLGAILLAWGKKNFSYETLRYTAIETVKLTAMIFMILIGATAFSLVFNELGGGDMAMAFFSSDGVLGDMDDTWMFILIAMLVIFLLGFFIDFIEIAFVVVPILVPIVASLGIDPVWFAILIAMNLQASFLTPPFGFALFYLKGAAGNKVSTGAIYKGVIPFIGLQLLALLIIILYPDLIYLFGK, encoded by the coding sequence ATGTACCTTCAATCTTCCTACTATCTGGATCGTATCTCTAAATATGCAGGATCTAGTGCAGCATTCCTGGTGATTCTTCTTTCTTTGCTGGTAGCTTACGATGCAGCGATGCGTTACCTCTTTTCAGAAGGTTCGATAGCGCTTCAGGAGGTAGAATGGCATCTTTTTGATATGATATTCCTACTGGGGTTGACGTATGCGCTCAAACATGACAAACATGTCAGAGTGGACATTTTTTTTGAGCGTTATTCCAAAGAGAGCAGGGATATTGTACAGATACTTTCCATGCTCTTTCTGGTGATCCCTTTTTCTCTGGTTTTTTTGTCTGATGCTGTGGAGATGCTGATACAGAGCTATCTCCAGCATGAGATATCCAGTGACCCTGGCGGGTTGACACATCGTTACCTGATCAAAGGGGTCTTGGTGCTCTCTTTTATACTGCTTATACTGCAGGCACTCAGTGAAGTACTGAAAGCCTTTGGCAGACTGGAGAGTAAAAAAACATTCCTGCGTATTTTAGGGATCGTTATGCTACTTGGCGGACTTGTCTATGCCGCGGATCACTATGATATGGCCTATTGGGTTGACCCTATAGTGTTAATGTTCGCTTTGACACTGTTCTTGCTCATGGCTGGTTTTCAGGTCGCTTTTGTATTTGCCGGGGTGGCACTGCTTTTTGCTACGATCTCCAATGAAGTAGGGTTGGGCGTACTTGAGATGCTGCCTTACAGAACCTACGGCATCATGGGTAATGCGACATTGATGGCTGTGCCGCTTTTCATCTTTATGGGATTGATACTGGAAAGATCCAAGATGGCAGAAGGCCTGTTACTCTCTATGGGTAAACTTTTTGGCTCGATCAGAGGCGGTTTGGCTATCTCTGTAGTGTTGGTGGGAGCGATACTCGCTGCCAGTACAGGGATCGTCGGTGCATCTGTGGTCATGATGAGTCTCATCGCACTTCCTTTGATGCTTAAACATCACTACTCTCCGGCATTGGCTTCCGGATCCATTGCTGCGAGCGGTACACTTGGACAGCTTATCCCCCCATCTATCATTCTCATCATTCTGGGTGATCAGATGCATTTGTCTGTGGGTGACCTGTTCCGTGCAGCTGTAGTGCCGGGGCTTTTACTGATCGGTCTGTATATCCTCTATATCCTTTTCATCTCATACCTGAACAAAGAGATCGCACCGGCGATTGTCTTAGAGGAAGCATATGGTGAAGTGTGTAGAGAAGCATTTAAAGAGATCATCCCTCCTCTATTGCTCATAGGTGTCGTGCTGGGTTCCATCTTCACCGGTATTGCATCCCCTTCCGAATCGGCTGCTATAGGTGTTTTAGGTGCAATCCTTCTGGCGTGGGGTAAAAAGAACTTCTCGTATGAAACACTTCGCTATACAGCGATAGAGACGGTCAAACTCACCGCGATGATCTTCATGATACTCATCGGAGCCACAGCTTTTTCACTGGTCTTTAACGAACTGGGCGGCGGAGATATGGCGATGGCATTTTTTTCATCTGATGGGGTATTGGGAGACATGGATGATACATGGATGTTCATTCTTATTGCCATGCTGGTTATTTTCCTACTGGGATTCTTTATCGATTTCATTGAGATCGCTTTTGTGGTGGTACCTATTTTGGTACCTATCGTGGCATCTTTGGGTATAGACCCTGTGTGGTTTGCCATACTCATAGCGATGAACCTGCAGGCATCGTTTCTGACACCTCCATTTGGGTTTGCACTTTTTTACCTTAAGGGTGCTGCTGGTAACAAAGTAAGTACCGGAGCCATATACAAGGGTGTCATACCGTTTATAGGATTACAGCTTTTGGCACTGCTGATCATCATCTTGTATCCCGATCTGATCTATCTGTTCGGGAAGTAG